The stretch of DNA AGGCAGCAACGTCTGGTGCATCTCCCCCGATGCAACTGTGTTCGATGCTATCCAGATGATGTCGGATAAGAACATCGGCGCCCTGCTGGTCACCGAAGGCAACAAACTCATCGGCATCATCTCCGAGCGCGATTATACGCGCAAAGTCGCGTTGAAAGGCAAATCCTCGAAACAAACCGCCGTCAAGGAAATCCTCTCCGGCCAGTTTTTTCAAGTGACGCCCGACAGCACCATCGAGGAATGCATGCGGCTGATGACCGAACATCGCATCCGCCATCTGCCAGTCCTGGAGGCGGACCGGATTGTCGGGGTCGTTTCCATTGGCGACCTGGTCAATTGGATCATCTCAGCGCAAAGCACGACCATCCATCAGTTGCAGACTTACATCTCGGGCTATCCGGGCTGAACGATTGATGCGGCCATTCAAGACCTCAGACGGCTCAAGCCTCCCCAAAAAACCTCACAGAAACATAGCGGGCCTGTGGGATGACGAATTTCTTAATCTCAAGCTCGACGGACCGCGCCCGGTAACGTGTTAGGATAAATTCGGCCAGGTCGGGCGCGAGTTTTTCCAACAGTTTCCATTCACCGCCCGCGCCAAAAGACAGCAAGCCTTCCGCGACGGCCTGGTAGTTAATCGTGTCGCGAATGTCATCGCTGTCGGATGCCGCTCCGAAATCGC from Verrucomicrobiia bacterium encodes:
- a CDS encoding CBS domain-containing protein, with the protein product MNPTGTIAEILNTKGSNVWCISPDATVFDAIQMMSDKNIGALLVTEGNKLIGIISERDYTRKVALKGKSSKQTAVKEILSGQFFQVTPDSTIEECMRLMTEHRIRHLPVLEADRIVGVVSIGDLVNWIISAQSTTIHQLQTYISGYPG
- a CDS encoding dihydroneopterin aldolase gives rise to the protein MNSSGQNRTSSSKGRARRPSGRLRRSTRSESKRNASGGQIAIVDLEVFYRVGVSEEERARPQRLLLSVRMECDFGAASDSDDIRDTINYQAVAEGLLSFGAGGEWKLLEKLAPDLAEFILTRYRARSVELEIKKFVIPQARYVSVRFFGEA